The nucleotide window GTGGGCAGCCCAGCTGCTTCTTTAAAATCTGATCAGTGGAAAAAGCGAATTTCGTAGACTATATCCGTGTATTTTGTAAATCTGGTAAAGGCGGCGCCGGCAGTATGCACTTCATGCGTACCAAGTTTAATGCCCAGGCTGGTCCTGACGGCGGCGACGGCGGCAGAGGCGGGCACGTTATACTGAGAGGGAACTCACAACTGTGGACCCTGCTGCACCTGCGCTGGCATAAAAATCTGCTGGCTGAAGATGGGGAAAACGGTAGTGGCGACAACTGTACCGGCCGTTTCGGAAAGGATATTATCATTGAAGTTCCGCTGGGCACTACTGCCAAAGATGAAGAGACCGGTGAGATAGAGGCCGAAATCCTGCACGACGGACAGGAAGTGATCTGGTTACCCGGTGGCCAGGGCGGCCGTGGCAATGCTTACTTTAAATCTGCTACCAACCAGACACCAGAATACTCCCAACCTGGTATGCCCGGCCAGGAAGGCTGGAAAGTAGTGGAACTCAAAGTACTGGCCGATGTAGGGCTGGTAGGTTTTCCCAATGCCGGTAAATCCACCCTGCTCTCCACCATTACTGCCGCCAAACCTAAAGTGGCCGACTATGCCTTTACCACCCTCACCCCCCAACTGGGTATGGTGGAATACCGCGACAACAAATCATTCTGCATCGCAGACCTCCCCGGTATTATCGAAGGCGCCCACGAAGGAAAAGGTCTCGGACATCGATTTTTACGACATATTGAAAGAAACGCCGTATTATTATTCCTCGTTCCTGCTGACAGCGCCGATCACCGCAAAGAGTTTGAAGTGCTGGTCAACGAACTGGAACAATATAATCCTGAACTCCTGGATAAACAGTTTTTGCTGGCCATCAGTAAAAGCGATATGCTGGATGATGAACTGAAAACAGCCATCTCCGCAGAACTGCCGAAGGATGTGCCGCATGTATTTATCTCCTCTGTAGTACAACAGGGACTCAGTGAGCTGAAAGATATGTTATGGAGAGCCCTGACCGATAAAGACAACCAGATAAGTACTGCCAACACCGCCAACGCGGAGGAATAAACTGACAGGGACAGGGAACAGGTAACAACGCCAATGTTCGTTTTACACGATCCCAGATACCATGAAAACACTATTTAATATCGTAGGGCCATCATTCATTATACTGATGATGGCCTGCCAACAACCAATTACGCCTGTCAAGGAAAAACCTGTTCAGATTGATACTATGCAGCTGATTGCCCTCCCGGCCCCGGCTGCTGAAAAAATCGCGTCCAATGAAGTATCTGTTGTAAGCCGCGACAGCACTACGTATGTGCGTTTTGGTGACTGTTATTTTTCACTGGACTGGATTACGCCAGACCAATACCGCAATGATTTTGAACGGCATCCCGATACCATTTTCCTCTCCCTGGCACCCAAACATTCCATCGAAGGACAAATGCTCGCCATCACCACCGGAGAAGCCGAAAAAATGAAAGTATGGCAACGTTATGAAACCAGTATCCGCGTAGGACAACAACTGATCAAAAACTGGAAACACCACCAGGGCAACTGGGAGCAACTTCACCCAGAAGCCAGCAACTTCTTTATCTGCCGGAAATATACCACCGCACAAACAGCCCTGTTTCCCGAAGCCAGCATCGAGGACTTGCAACAACATGTAAAAAAACACTACAGCAAAGAACTCTATCACGCAGTGGCCAACCTGGAAACAATGCCCCGGGCGGTCATCAGCACCTATTACCTGAAGTTCAACGGCACCCTTCGCAACTCCCCTACCAAAATCAATAAAGTACTGATCATCGATGTGACACTGTAATACCATGAATGTTGTATTACACAAAAAAATAATGTCTATATATTACCGGAAATTCTTCCTGCTATGGCCATTATGATCGGTACGATATTCACCGGTAGCATACATCAATATAAAAACCAGGGTATCAGAACAAAATTTGTCATCATTGGCCTTCCGGTATTTCCGGTTTCTTCCTACTATAAAATCAGCGCCAACCAGGGCATTCCCCTTCCCCTCAACGGCAAAAGCATATGGCATGGATACTCCCGCACCACCTTCCTGGCGATGGGGATTGTCGGCCTGCTGTTTGCCCGGGAACTCCCTGTGCCTTTGCTGATACTGGCTTTCGCAGCCTTCTTCAACGGGCTATACTCCTGGGCATTATATACCATCCTGCCCAAGGAAGAAGAAGCCACCCGGTACTATTTCTCAAAAGCCTTCGACTATAACATACTACCCGAGCTGTTGCCACAGGACATTCAACTGGCACTTTTTCAGGAACTGTTACAAGTGTACCGCCACCAGATCGATAGTCCGATAGACTGGGAACAAATGATCACTCAGGGACATATCAACGAAAACAATAAATACCTGCTATATACAGCGGCCTATTATCACCACATAGTAACCGGCGAACAGAAATATCTTTCCATGCAGGAAACCTTTAAACCCCTGTCACCAGAAAATCATGGATAAATCACCCGCGTACGGGATATTATAAAATAAAGAACCGGTAATGCAGAAGCATCACCGGTTCATATCAATCGGCTGTACTTAACAGAACAGGGTTTTTCAATTCCGGCGGACTAAATAACATAGCGGTGCAGAGGCAATTCGCAAAATGATGTCCTGCCAGGATCGGATAGTTAATGCAGCTCTTACAACCTGCCCAGAAACTGGAATCGGTCGTAATTTCGGTATAGGTAACCGGCTCAAATCCCAGCCGGCTGTTTAACTTCATCACCGGCAAACCGGTAGTGATACTGAAAATTTTTGCAGATGGATATAATGAACGACTTAATTCGAATATCTTTTTTTTGATGGCCGCCGCTACCTTCAGGCCCCTGAATTCCGGCACTACGATTAAACCACTGTTAGATACAAAGCGGCCACCCTGCCAGGCTTGTATATAAGAGAACCCCGCCCAGATACCACTTTTCGTAAATGCGATCACCGCATTCCCCTGCAGGATCTTTTTCTTGATGTCCAAAGGATCTCTTTTGGCGATACCAGTGCCTCTGGCCCTGGCGGATGATTCCATTTCTGCCACAATAGGCAGGGCAAAATCTACGTCTTCCGGAGACGCGACCCTAACAATTATCTCTTCATCTGTTTCCATGACTACTGAGTTGTTGTTGTATATAAAGACCATAAATCGCATCCGGTATCAGCGAATATATCCTGATCCGGCTTAAGGCATCTCCCAGCGGAATCTGGCTCAAGGCTGGCACAAATACCCGGGTGATAGCCCCTTTTACCACTTCATTACCTTTTTCATATAACCTCCCGGCCACGTGAAGGCACTTGCCGGCTACTGCGTAATTCTGTTCCCGCAACTGCTTACCAGTATATTCACTGAAGCACCCCACGGTGTCGTACACGTGAAAAATAGCCGGAAACTGATGCAGAGCTTTTTTAAGTGCCGGTATATGATCTTCTATATAAGCCGGCACTTCATATTGGTTTATCATGGCTTTCCTTGTTACATACAGGTAATGCCAAATGCTGTTCCACAACAAGCACAAAAACGTTAAAATGCAGTACTGTCAAAGCATTTTAACAATTACAGTACTTCCCGCGAGGAGCGCAGGTCTTCCATTTTTGCATGGTTATTTCCAAAAGTGCAGGATGGATTGAAAGCGATGGGATAAAAAAATGGGATATCAAATGATATCCCATACACAAAATCATTATTTAAAATCGCTGATACTACGCAGGTATCAGGGTCATCAAAACCATCAAAGTTGAGTGACCACTTCCTTTTTATTTTTAGTAGTTTTCTTTTTCTTCATGGTCCTGTTGATCCACAGGATAGTGCCGGTAGTGGGGAAAGTGGCGCCCAGCAAAGCCAGCAGCAACGCAAAAATTTTAGACGGCAGCCCGAAGATGGCACCTGTATGTAAAGGTTTGATTGTACTACGTACTTTCTGGCCCAGGTTCTTTTCACTGAAAGTCTGCGACTGCAGCACCTGACCGTTATACTGGTCGAGGTAATAACTGGTGGTAGCTCCTTCATGCAGGGCGCTGGCGGGCAACAGTGTTACCTGTACCGCTGCGGCGCTGTCTTTGGGCATGGCTACAGCATAATACTGCGCATCAGGAACCTGTTGTTTTACCTGTGCCAACGCGGCTTCATAGGAGACCTTCCCGGTTGTTTCCGGAGCGACCGCGGATACCGGCGCCTCTGCAGCCTTGGGAGAGGTACCCAGCACAGCGTACAGTCCCTTGCTGAACCATTCGTAGGACCAGGTAAGTCCGGTAAACACTGTTACAAACAGGAAAATACTGACATAAAAACCCAGCACTACGTGCATATCATGGTTCAACCGTTTCCAGCCGCCATCCCACTTTACTTTGAGGCGTTGCTGTAAAATTTTGCGGGTCTTGGGCCACCATAATATAATGCCGGTGATCAGAATAAAGAAAAAGATGAGTGTGCTGGCGCCGGTGATCATCTTACCGGTATCTCCGGCAAGCAGCCAGCGGTGTAAAGAAAATATCTGGTAATAAAATGTTTGCTGGTAACTGTATAATTCAATGACTTTACCGGTATAGGGATTTACAAAGGCGGTACGGCCCTTTGCTTTTTTAGGCGCTTCACCTTTTTTGCCGGCGGGCTTTTCGCCCTTTTTACCTTCTGCACGGGGTGCTTCTCCCTTCGCTTCCTTCTTCCCGCCTTTCTTGCCTTCTTCGAGCTGTACAGCCAGCGAGCGGGAAGGGTCTGCATATACCTGTATGCGGGCGATGCCTGCGCCCGGTACCTGCTGCTTCACCATTTCAGCTATTTTGTCCAGCGGAAGCCGTTCTTTCTCCGGCTGCACGTAATAACGGTTATGATTAAACGCTTCTGTCAATTCCTTTTCAAATACCAGCAAGGCGCCGGTCAGGCAACTGATGGTAATAACCAGGCCTGCCGTCAGCCCCAGGTATAAGTGAATACGGCGAAAAAAAACTTTCATATTAGATTGATCCAACCACAAAAAAACAACCTTGCGCGGGAAATATAAGGGCGAAGCAGGAAAAAGATTTACGAAATCCGGAATTTTTTACCGGAGGGAAGAAAGAAGAGAAGAAAAACGAAAGAAGCAAAGCAGAAAAGATTAAACTTATTCTAAATATGTTTAATTCCTCCCTGCTTTGGCTCTTATCGATGACCAGCATCTTTGCTGTCTTGTGTTTTCTGTTCGACGCTTTATGGATATTACAGCAGTCCGCCCAGCATACCACCGGCTGCGCTCTTCATTTCTGCTTCCCAGCTGTTTTCTGCATTTTTCAGAGCTCTGTTCAGCGCTGTCAGCAGCAGGTCTTCCATTTCTTCTTTATGCTCAGGAGTAAAAAGGTGCTCCGCTATTTCAATACTTTTTACCTGACGGTTGCCATCTACTGCTACTTTTACCGCACCATCGCCGGCTTCGCCTTCCAGCGTAACTTTTGCCAGACGCTCTTTACCTTCTTTCATTTTCTGCTGGATCTGCGTCAACTTGCCAAATAAATCAAACATATGCTTGTGTTTTTTAAGGTCGTAAAGATAAGTGTTTACCTGCTGTCAGAACAAGGGTTTTGACATTCAATATTTCAATAATATAAATACGTACCGCTAACAATTACGTATCTTACCATCAGGTAATACTATCAACAAAAAATGGAAACAAAAGTTTGTATTATAGGTGCCGGACCAGGCGGTGCCTGTGCCGCATTACAACTGGCACAACTGGGGATATCATGCATTGTGGTGGATAAAGCGGTTTTCCCAAGAGATAAGGTATGTGGAGATGGATTAAGTGGAAAAGTATTGACTATCCTGGAACGTATAGACAAAGGTATCGGTCAGCGCCTTCAACAGGCCGCCTTTAAAATGGATAGCTGGGGTGTGACATTTGTTGCCCCTAACCGTATTGGAATGGACATCCCCTACAGACTGGATTACCAGAACAACAGAAATGATCCCCGCGGCTTCGTCTGCAAACGCATCGACTTTGATAACTTCCTGGTAGAAGAATTGAAACGCCGCCCCGAAATCCGCTTATTCGAAGGGGTTAGCATTGATAAATATGAACTGAAGGAAGATGGATATCATCTTTCCGACAAAGAGGGTAAGTTTCAGGTAAAGGCCGACCTGGTCCTGGTGGCCAACGGTGCTCATTCTTCCTTTACCAAAGATGTTGCCGGCATTAAAATGGAACCGGAGCATTATGTAGCTGGCATCCGGGCCTACTACAAAGGTATTTCCAACCTCAGTACTGACGGTTTCATTGAACTACACTTCCTGAAAAGCATGCTGCCCGGCTATTTCTGGGTATTCCCGCTTCCCAATGGTGAAGCGAATGTGGGAGTGGGTATCCTCAGCAGTGTCACCCGCAACAAAAAGGTGAACCTGAAAAAACTCATGCTCGACACCCTCGCCACCGACCCGGTGATGAAAGAGCGGTTTAAAGATTCGACGCTTATTGGCAATATCGAAGGGTATGGGCTTCCACTGGGCAGTAAAAAAAGAAAGCTGCATGGAGAGCGTTACATGCTGATCGGTGATGCCGGCTATCTGATAGATCCCTTTACCGGCGAAGGTATCGGCAATGCGCTCTACTCCGGCCAGATTGCAGCCAAACAGGCTGCTGCCGCTATCGCGGCTAACGACTTCTCCGATAGTTTCCTGGATGCCTACGACGTCGATGTATACCGCATCCTCGGCCCGGAACTGGAAGTCAGCACCAAACTGCAGAAACTGATCAAATACCCGTGGTTGTTTAATCTGCTCATGAAAATGGGCTCCCGCAATAAACAGCTGAAAGACCTGATGTCTTGTATGTTCCATGAGGTAGACCTGCGGAAAAAACTGGGTAATCCCATGTTTTATGTGAAGCTTTTATTTAACCGATAACCTGTTTTTCTGTGAGATACATAACCAGACTTGCCATCTTTTTATTATTCCCGGTTGCTATCAATGCACAAACGAATAAAATGAGTCATGAACAGCTGCCTAAAATGACGGTCCATACAGCTAACCAGCTGGCGGCCCTTCCACTGAAATGCCTCGATCTGCAGTATCCTTACAAAACAGGGATCGTATTTGCGGATAGCACCCTGCTGGGTGCTCCTTCCTCCTATCATCCGGCTTTCTACGGCTGCTTCGACTGGCATAGCAGTGTACATGGCCACTGGATGCTGGTACGCCTCCTGAAAATGTTCCCTGACATGGAAAAGGCCGCCGAAATCCGTACCCGGCTGGCTCAACACCTTTCTGCAGCCAATATTCAAACAGAACTACAGCTGTTTAAAAGCAAGGAAAACAAAAGCTTCGAACGTATTTATGGCTGGAGCTGGCTGCTGCAGCTGCAGCGGGAACTGCTTACCTGGAACGATCCCCTGGGCAAAGAGCTGAGCCGGAACGTGCAACCCCTCGCCAGCCATTTCGCAGCGTCCTATATCGACTTCCTGGGTAAACTGATGTATCCCATCCGTGTAGGCGAACATACCAACCTGGCCTTCGGCCTGTGCCTCGCCTGGGATTATGCTCAAACAACCCACGACCAGGCTTTGCAGACAGCCATCCATGACGCAGCGATGCGCTTCTATGCAAAAGACAAAAACGCTCCCATCGAATGGGAACCAGGAGGCTATGACTTCCTGTCTCCCAGCCTGGAAGAAGCCGACCTGATGCGCCGTATCATGCCGGAAAAGGAATACCGCCCATGGCTATACGCTTTTTTACCAGGACTGTTCAAAAATCCGATCACCATTCTGCAGCCCGGCCAGGTGAAAGACCGTACTGACGGAAAACTCGTGCACCTCGACGGCCTCAATCTCAGCCGCACCTGGTGCCTTGAAGCCATTGCACGCCATGGTGGCAAAAACCAACAGGCCATCCAGGCCCTCGCCAACAAACACCTGTTGACATCTTTTCCACAGATCGCCAGCGGAGACTATGCCGGCGAACACTGGCTGGCTTCCTTTGCGGTATACCTGCTCACTGCGGAGCAGCAGTAATACTGCTACAAGCTAAAAACCCCTACCCGATGACCTATACCGTGAGCAGACTACTGTTGTTACTGCTGGCATTTCTGCCCGCAGTAACAACAGCCCGAAACACCCACATCAGTACCAGTCCCACGCCATCATGGCTGGTACCCTGGCAACCCGACCTGCATAAAAAACCCAATGCCAACAGTATCGTCGATGGATACTACCTGCTGCTGGCAGAAGAACAGCAACACGCAGAACTAAAAAGCACCTACCGTCACTATATCCGGCAGATCGTTTCGGAAGCCGGCATACAAAACGGTTCAGAGATATCTGTCAACTACAACCCGCAATACGAAAAGCTGAGCTTCCACAGTATCATCATCAGAAGGAACGGTCAGGAAATAAACCGTCTGCAAACCGCTTCCTTTAAAGTGCTGCAACAGGAACAGGATCTATCCCGCTTTATCTACAGTGGTACCTATACCGCCTTCCTCATCCTCGAAGATGTGCGTAAAGGTGACCAGATAGAATACAGCTTCTCCCTTACCGGCACCAACCCTATCTTCGACAATAAAATAGATGCCCGGCTTTATCAGGTGACCCTGGAACCTATTGTCAATTTCTACAATAACATTATCGCCAATCCACAAAGAAAACTGTATTTCAAACCATTCAACAACGCCACCATGCCTCAGCAGCGCAGCTGGCAGGGGTTTACCGTTTACGAGTGGAACAGGATTGAACAGAAAGAGGCCGACAATACCAATAACCAGCCTTCCTGGTACAATCCTTTTGTCCGTATACAGATCAGTGAATACAACAGCTGGAAGGAAGTAGCCCAATGGGCACAGCGTGTCAACACCATCCCTCCTCCCGGAGAGGCTGTCAAACGCAGAATCACGGCCCTGAAACAATCTTCCGGCGACAACCCGGAAAACTACCTCCGGCAGGCACTCCGGTTTGTGCAGGACGATATCCGCTATATGGGTATAGAAATGGGAGAATATTCCCATCGAGCCAATGCTCCCGACAAAGTACTGGCTCAGCGTTTCGGTGATTGTAAAGACAAAGCCCTGCTATTGTGCACCCTGCTCAACGCCAATGGTATCAATGCCCGCATGGCTTATGTTAATACTGATATGAAAGGGACTATCAGCAGCCTGCTGCCATCACCCACCGCTTTTAACCATGCCATCGTGTATGCTTCCCTCGGGGGCAAATCTTATTGGCTCGATGCTACCATCTCCTACCAGCGCGGCCAGCTGACCGGCTTCTGCGAGCCCGATTATCAGCAGGCCCTCGTGATCACTGATACCACTACCCAGCTGACGCCTATCCTCAAAAAAAACAGCGGGCATTTGGTAATCCGGGAAAAATTCACGCTCCCGGAAGCAGAAGGGCAAGATGGCTCTCTACAGGTCACTACATCCTGGTTCAAAGAAGACGCCGATGCACAAAGGGCCACGATGGCCTCTGCCAGCATCAGGGAAAAGGAGAAAACCTTTCTTCGCTTCTACCAGAAATTTTATGGAGAAATAACCACCAAAGACTCTCTCCTTCTGAACGATGACCCAGATAGCAACATCCTCCGCATCCGGGAAAGTTATCTGATTCATCATCTCTGGAAAAAGGACAGCAGCACCAACAAACTCCTGTTCTCTCTGGCCGCTCAGTCTCCATCGGATATATTACCCTATATGACGGATGAAAAAAGAAAAACACCACTGGCCATCCGTTATCCTTATGAACAGGACTATCAGGTCATCATTCATACGCCCATCCAATGGTCGCTGGAGCAATCTCCGGTACATTTCAAAAACGAATATTACCAGTTTGATTTCACTTCCACTGTGAAAGGTGAGCAGATCATCCTTTCCTATCAGCTGAAAACTTTCCAGGACCACGTGCCAGTGGCCTTTCTCTCCCAATACACGCGGGAAATAAAGGAAATACAAAGTACTACTTCGCTGGACCTGACCTATAAACCAGCATTTATGCGTGCCCCGAACCGTCCCGCAGTACAGGGCAACTGGCTGGCTATTGTACTGGCTTTGCTGGCCATGGCTGTTTTTACCCACCTGGCCATCCTGTATTACAGACACTCCAACCTGCCGGTACAGCATCCGTTGGAACCTTTGCCCATCGGAGGCTGGCTGTCGCTGCTCGCTATCGGCCTGGTATTTTCACCCATGTCTGACTTTTGGTATCTGTGTAATGCGGACGTATTTAAATATGATGTATGGGTAACGGTATCCAGTCGTAAAGATTTGGGGAACATCTCGCTGGTACAGCTTTATCTGATTGGAGAAATCATCATCAAGGCCTTTCTGCTGTGTTATTCTATATTACTGGCAGTGTTGTTCTTTAACAGAAGGGATACATTTCCTTTTGCGCTGGCCACCTATTATTTTATCACCATCCTGTATCTGTTTGCGGGCAATCATCTGAATGATTACTACTTTGGGGAGGGTGGCACGCAGAAAAACATCTGGGGACAAGGCTCTCTTGTGTGGCCAATGGCCAGAATGGCCTTGTGGATACCTTATCTGCGGATGTCTCCGCGTGCCAAAGCAACGTTCATCATGCCACATCCGGCATTGTTGCGGGATTAATCAGATGGTTTCAGAATCGAAGACCACCGCTTTGGCCCAATACTGTTTGCACTGCTCTATAAAACTGAGATGTACCGGGTGGGTTTGATACACATCGTGCGCTTCTATGTCTTCAAAAACACAGAGCAGGCAGTAATCATAACTTTTATCGATGGTGGGCCGGTCGTCTATAGGGGCTGGCTTGCCAACGTTAAAAATTTTGATTTCATCGATGGTATGCAGGCTGCTAAGACCCGCCTCAAAGTGCCTTCTGTCTTCCTCTGACAGTCCGGGTTTGAGATAGAAGTTTACCACATGTACCAGTTTTTTGTCCAGTGCTTTCATGCAATATGATTTAATAATTTAATCAGGATTCTTTATTGACATAGCGGGTTACCGTCAATAGATTCACCAGATACACCAAACCCAGTACCAGCAACGCGCCTGCAAATACACCAGGGCCAGGCCAGGGACTTACCACCATGTCGTGTTTGGCCAGTACCGCTGCTGCAGCATACTGTAAAGAGGTGAGCAACAGCAGGCATACCACCCCTATAATAATGTACAAAGGCACAAATTGTTTCAGCAGATAACGTTTTAACTGACGGGGAGCTGTTCCCAGCATCACCAACAGCTGGATCTCCTTTTTACAGGAAGCTATAATCAGCTGTATGAACATACTGAACACCAGCATGGCAAACAGCAGTAATATGAGCCCGAAAAATCCGATTACAGATACGATAGTTTGTACGATCAGCCTGGTTTTGCTGAATTTCAGCTTATCCTGGTTGGTGGTATATCCGTGATCGTCCAGGAACTTCACCAGTGCCGGGTTTGACGGGTCGGGTGTTTTGATGATCACCCTGGAAACAGGTGCTTCTCGGGTAGTGCCATACTTTTCATTGGCCCAGTTCATAAAGGATGCCGGAACAAGGAAAGAGGATATTCTGTCGGAGAAGCCTGCCACATGCCCGATAAACTGTTCGGAGCTGAGGTTATTGGAGATGACCACCTGGAGGGGCAGCGCTTTGACGGTCTCCTGTGATATCTGGGGCAGGTCCTGGCTCAGGGAGAAGCCGAAGTTGTACAGGTTTAAAAAATCGCTGGGCAGGATGATGGGAATGGTACGGTCGCCGGTGTTCCATTTCCAGTCTTCATCCTTTACATCCAGGAAGCTGTCGGGGACAGATTCAAAAAACATATCTGTTGCAAAATGCAGATCGCCGGGGGCCTGCACCACTACTTTAAAGCGGCTGGAGGTAATTAACCCGAAGGCCTGTACGAAAGGCTGGGCTTTGATCTGTGTTATTTCTTCAGGGGTGAAGGCGCTTTTACCGCTTTGGCCCATGATGGCGTTGGTGATTTTTTTATTGATCACCAGGAAATCGGCGGTTTCGTTCTGGTTTTTGGCGCTGTACAGCAGTTGGCTGAAGTTGGAATGTACCTGTATAGCCACCAGTATGAGCAACATAGCGATACCGAGGCCAACGGAGGCCATCAGGAAGCGGCTTTTGCCGATGCCGGTATGTATGATCTTTTTGAGTAGGTCGAAAAAAGGACGCATGGAAAAACATTAAAGCTGATAATGCGCATCATATTGAAAATGATGGTCATTATCCAGGTCGGTTAAAATAAACCCGGCATTGCGGGCTTTGCACTCTTCTGCGATGAGGTCTGCAGCGCGACGGGCATTTTCTTCGTCGAGGTGACTGAAGGGTTCGTCCATCAGTAGCCACTGAAAAGGTTGTACCAGGGCCCGGATGATGGCAATCCGCTGCCGCTCCCCGTAGGACAGTGTTTTGCTGCTCTGTTGCAACACATGCGTTACATTGAGTCTGGCAGCCATTTCCCTGATCTTTTCGTCGCTGCAGTAGGGATTAGCCAACATGACTCTTTTCAGGGAGATGTTTTCCACGGCCGTCAGCTGTTCAAATAGCCGCAGGTCCTGAAAGATGATACTGATCTGTTGCTGGCGTATGGCAGCCAGTTCGTTTTTACTATAGGACTGCCAGGGTTGTCCGTTTACCAGCACCTTGCCGGTATAATCCTGACGGATGTGGTAGAGGTAATGCACCAGTGTGGTCTTCCCGGTGCCGGAAGGGGCTTTTATTTTCACAAAACTGCCAGGGCTGAAGGTCACCTCCTGGTTCCAGATACCGGAGGTCCGCTGCAGGAGTTTATCCTTCAGCGGAATCGGCATCAGGTTCTCTATCTGAATTTGCATACGCTTCATTTGAATTACGAATTACAAATTACGAATTACGAATTAAAGCGAAGGCCCAAGCAGAGATATTAAATCCCTCACTTGAGCCTTCGCTTTAATTCGTAATTCGTAATTCGTAATTATTTAATAATGGTGGTAGCTGTATCTACTGGTGTAGCGAACAGGCTATCTTCCATCGCTTTATTCTTTGCTTTTTTGGCATCCATGATTTTAGCCATTTCGGTACCGAAGTTCATCAGTTGCACCAGGCTGTTTTCATCCTTGTTTTTGAAGTTAAGGATCACTTCAGACTCAGAAACGTTGCCGTTAGCTGGCTTGGTCACCATGGACATATCTTTCATCAGGCCTTTCAATTTAACCAGGATAGGTCTGTCAGCTTCATCGGCTTTATCTTCAGGAATGGAGGTGATAATCTTTTCCAGATCTACATAACCGCCCATCATGCTACCTTTTATTTTGCCTTCGATGCCTTCAGGCAGTTTGATGCTGCCTTTGCCGGCCAGGTAATCCTGTAACAGTACGCTGTCGGAGCCTACAGTAATGTATTTCTCAGTGATAGAGAGCGGCGGCATACCGGCAGCCATCATCGGGTTGCTGAGAACGTAGTGGTCACCTTCTTTAGTGAAGATCTCTTTCAGCATCGGAGAAGTCATCACTTTAGTGAAAGCGTCTTTATTACCAACTTTCAGGCTGAAGATCCATTTAGCAGAAGGCTCTTCGGTAAATTCACCTGGGAAGTATTTGGATTCTTTTTTCTGGATACCGAAGTCAGAAGCGACATAAGTCAGCTGGCCTTCAAACGCATTCAGGATATCGTCCATAGCCAGGCCGGATTTGCTGGCCAGGAACATGTTTACGATACCGTCCATGCCAGTGGATTTGATGATCTCACCTACCATGTGGAAATCAAAAGCGTAGGAAATGAAACCGGTGATATTCTGAGAAGGATATTTCTTCAGCATGCTCATATCGATTTCCTTGTTGCCATATTTTTTGTAGATGCTGGCAACTTCTTTACCCATGTAGTAGGAACCATTTGCTACGATTTTGCCTTTTTCGAAGTTGACAATACCGGTATAGAAGGTACCTT belongs to Chitinophaga sp. HK235 and includes:
- a CDS encoding Dabb family protein encodes the protein MKALDKKLVHVVNFYLKPGLSEEDRRHFEAGLSSLHTIDEIKIFNVGKPAPIDDRPTIDKSYDYCLLCVFEDIEAHDVYQTHPVHLSFIEQCKQYWAKAVVFDSETI
- a CDS encoding FtsX-like permease family protein — encoded protein: MRPFFDLLKKIIHTGIGKSRFLMASVGLGIAMLLILVAIQVHSNFSQLLYSAKNQNETADFLVINKKITNAIMGQSGKSAFTPEEITQIKAQPFVQAFGLITSSRFKVVVQAPGDLHFATDMFFESVPDSFLDVKDEDWKWNTGDRTIPIILPSDFLNLYNFGFSLSQDLPQISQETVKALPLQVVISNNLSSEQFIGHVAGFSDRISSFLVPASFMNWANEKYGTTREAPVSRVIIKTPDPSNPALVKFLDDHGYTTNQDKLKFSKTRLIVQTIVSVIGFFGLILLLFAMLVFSMFIQLIIASCKKEIQLLVMLGTAPRQLKRYLLKQFVPLYIIIGVVCLLLLTSLQYAAAAVLAKHDMVVSPWPGPGVFAGALLVLGLVYLVNLLTVTRYVNKES
- a CDS encoding ATP-binding cassette domain-containing protein; translation: MKRMQIQIENLMPIPLKDKLLQRTSGIWNQEVTFSPGSFVKIKAPSGTGKTTLVHYLYHIRQDYTGKVLVNGQPWQSYSKNELAAIRQQQISIIFQDLRLFEQLTAVENISLKRVMLANPYCSDEKIREMAARLNVTHVLQQSSKTLSYGERQRIAIIRALVQPFQWLLMDEPFSHLDEENARRAADLIAEECKARNAGFILTDLDNDHHFQYDAHYQL
- a CDS encoding DUF3857 domain-containing protein; translation: MTYTVSRLLLLLLAFLPAVTTARNTHISTSPTPSWLVPWQPDLHKKPNANSIVDGYYLLLAEEQQHAELKSTYRHYIRQIVSEAGIQNGSEISVNYNPQYEKLSFHSIIIRRNGQEINRLQTASFKVLQQEQDLSRFIYSGTYTAFLILEDVRKGDQIEYSFSLTGTNPIFDNKIDARLYQVTLEPIVNFYNNIIANPQRKLYFKPFNNATMPQQRSWQGFTVYEWNRIEQKEADNTNNQPSWYNPFVRIQISEYNSWKEVAQWAQRVNTIPPPGEAVKRRITALKQSSGDNPENYLRQALRFVQDDIRYMGIEMGEYSHRANAPDKVLAQRFGDCKDKALLLCTLLNANGINARMAYVNTDMKGTISSLLPSPTAFNHAIVYASLGGKSYWLDATISYQRGQLTGFCEPDYQQALVITDTTTQLTPILKKNSGHLVIREKFTLPEAEGQDGSLQVTTSWFKEDADAQRATMASASIREKEKTFLRFYQKFYGEITTKDSLLLNDDPDSNILRIRESYLIHHLWKKDSSTNKLLFSLAAQSPSDILPYMTDEKRKTPLAIRYPYEQDYQVIIHTPIQWSLEQSPVHFKNEYYQFDFTSTVKGEQIILSYQLKTFQDHVPVAFLSQYTREIKEIQSTTSLDLTYKPAFMRAPNRPAVQGNWLAIVLALLAMAVFTHLAILYYRHSNLPVQHPLEPLPIGGWLSLLAIGLVFSPMSDFWYLCNADVFKYDVWVTVSSRKDLGNISLVQLYLIGEIIIKAFLLCYSILLAVLFFNRRDTFPFALATYYFITILYLFAGNHLNDYYFGEGGTQKNIWGQGSLVWPMARMALWIPYLRMSPRAKATFIMPHPALLRD